The proteins below come from a single Mytilus edulis chromosome 5, xbMytEdul2.2, whole genome shotgun sequence genomic window:
- the LOC139523312 gene encoding endonuclease domain-containing 1 protein-like: protein MKIGIFFFDLFIFMQIFFFVQPEVSKDFVNCKHCFFQDTPPYLNGLTEQNSVQICQRHRLLNRYFFAINYNSVHRIPYYSAYLIDSFDKGGKRDSFWYLEPQLAGTDPSFHPHIVKDNNQQIYKDSQALNEDYRASGYDRGHLNPSFYHNETKQARQVTNSLTNVAPQVGDFNKGIWNKLEISLYNAMNDSCNFAGAKRYFITGVVPSSGTTIPNGRVNVPDYFWTVMCCDSSGANEPSKKMMGWSAAFIGGNINNSSIYVYTIEDFLNYLAKLLFSSHPKLFADYYVEETKIRNCLFNQTQASTMVNGIIRDNDRFENKSLFN from the coding sequence ATGAAGATTGGAATATTCTTTTTTGACCTTTTTATTTtcatgcagatttttttttttgttcaaccTGAAGTGTCAAAAGATTTTGTAAACTGTAAACATTGCTTTTTTCAAGATACTCCACCATATCTAAATGGTTTAACGGAACAGAATTCAGTACAAATATGCCAAAGGCATAGATTGTTAAATCGGTATTTTTTTGCAATCAATTACAATAGTGTACACAGAATACCTTATTACAGTGCTTATTTGATTGATTCATTTGATAAAGGTGGTAAACGGGACAGTTTCTGGTATCTTGAACCACAGCTGGCAGGTACAGACCCTAGTTTCCATCCGCACATAGtaaaagataataaccaacagaTTTATAAGGATAGCCAAGCATTAAATGAAGACTATAGAGCCAGTGGATATGATAGGGGACATTTAAATCCATCCTTTTATCACAATGAAACTAAACAGGCAAGGCAGGTTACAAATAGTTTGACTAATGTTGCACCACAGGTGGGAGACTTTAATAAAGGGATATGGAATAAGTTAGAAATATCACTTTATAATGCAATGAATGATAGCTGTAATTTTGCTGGGGCCAAACGTTATTTTATTACCGGTGTTGTTCCGAGTAGCGGAACGACAATACCTAATGGCAGGGTAAATGTACCAGATTATTTCTGGACAGTGATGTGCTGCGATTCCTCTGGTGCAAATGAACCTTCGAAAAAAATGATGGGCTGGTCAGCTGCATTCATTGGTGGAAATATAAATAACTCGTCAATTTACGTTTACACAATCGAAGACTTTCTCAACTATCTGGCTAAACTTTTATTTTCTAGCCATCCTAAACTGTTTGCAGATTATTATGTTGAAGAGACCAAAATCCGTAATTGTTTGTTCAACCAAACCCAAGCTTCGACTATGGTAAATGGCATCATACGAGACAACgacagatttgaaaataaatcccTTTTTAATTGA